From the Arvicola amphibius chromosome 2, mArvAmp1.2, whole genome shotgun sequence genome, one window contains:
- the LOC119807939 gene encoding GTPase IMAP family member 7-like, with translation MAEPSDNSLRIVLVGKTGSGKSATANTILGQRKFDSRIAPHAVTKTCQKASRKWKERELLLVDTPGLFDTKVKLETTCIEISKCVLQSCPGPHAIILVLQLGRYTEEEQETVIRIKAIFGEAAMKYMVVLFTRKDELEEQSLKDFLESSDTNLKSIIKECGHRCLAINNRAGKAEQETQVQELVELVEAMVQSNGGVYFSDAIYKDAEKRLENQVALLRPLYTEQKRNEIRIVEEEYALGKLSAQEKEEMVQAIREKYDQKIRQEAENSILSQIVEGIKKILLKVWHIFHK, from the coding sequence ATGGCTGAGCCCAGTGACAACTCTCTGAGGATTGTTCTGGTAGGGAAGACAGGGAGTGGGAAAAGTGCCACAGCAAACACTATCCTGGGGCAAAGGAAATTTGATTCTAGAATTGCACCCCATGCTGTCACTAAGACCTGTCAGAAAGCATCCCgcaagtggaaggagagagaactccTGCTTGTTGACACCCCAGGGCTCTTTGACACCAAGGTCAAGCTGGAAACCACCTGCATTGAAATCAGCAAGTGTGTCCTCCAGTCTTGCCCTGGGCCTCACGCCATCATCCTGGTACTGCAGCTGGGTCGCTACACTGAGGAAGAGCAAGAAACTGTCATTAGGATCAAGGCTATCTTTGGGGAGGCAGCCATGAAGTACATGGTTGTCTTGTTCACCCGCAAAGACGAGCTGGAGGAGCAGAGCCTAAAGGACTTCCTAGAAAGTTCAGATACAAACCTAAAAAGCATCATCAAGGAGTGtggccaccgctgcctggccatCAACAACAGAGCAGGGAAGGCTGAGCAAGAAACGCAGGTGCAGGAGCTGGTGGAGCTGGTGGAAGCCATGGTGCAGAGCAATGGCGGCGTCTACTTCTCTGATGCCATCTACAAGGATGCAGAGAAAAGGCTGGAGAACCAAGTAGCGCTCCTGAGGCCACTTTACACTGAGCAAAAACGGAATGAAATTAGAATAGTAGAGGAAGAGTACGCTCTCGGGAAACTTAGTGCTCAGGAAAAAGAGGAGATGGTACAGGCAATTAGGGAAAAATACGACCAAAAGATAAGACAAGAAGCAGAGAATAGCATACTCAGCCAGATTGTGGAAGgaattaagaaaattcttttgaaagtgtgGCATATTTTTCATAAGTAG